In Lewinellaceae bacterium, a single window of DNA contains:
- a CDS encoding AAA family ATPase, with protein sequence MRIKKLNIKDFKIFKGEHQITFPEKNIPVVFVGINGAGKTTVIEAIIGCLWEFIQKIQGKRTKKRENFSRSNINIWADEYAQSKLDWEHYSDSNLESGFELRRTIEPEYNLISNTAVHDLADRLKGEVGFYKKESGIPIVVFYPVERNVLSPSLKTTNIQKGNQFNAYDGAFEGSIDFNDFFSWFRSSEDLENEIRLNNDNTYTDKGLDAVRAAVLSFLEEFSKMRVSRKERTSLVLEKNGYEFEVDQLSHGEKALIAMIGDLARRLVIANPGNPNPLNGEGIILIDELDLHLHPKWQRTIISKMRKTFPNLQIICTTHSALVINHLHINSIFLLENGKCIRLEDKYKNFETYGADVEDILKIVQNAEKLIPDEIKEMLNQLFALIENDEEAKAKQIIEKLKKITDPNQPDLLRAETQLRYKELIKE encoded by the coding sequence ATGAGGATCAAAAAACTAAACATTAAGGATTTTAAAATTTTCAAAGGAGAGCATCAAATCACTTTCCCTGAAAAAAATATACCCGTAGTATTCGTTGGTATAAATGGAGCAGGCAAAACAACCGTTATTGAAGCCATAATTGGTTGTTTATGGGAATTTATCCAAAAAATTCAGGGCAAGCGTACAAAAAAAAGAGAAAACTTTTCAAGGTCTAACATAAATATTTGGGCTGATGAATATGCCCAATCAAAGTTAGATTGGGAACATTATTCAGATTCCAATCTTGAATCAGGCTTTGAACTAAGAAGAACAATAGAACCAGAGTATAACTTAATAAGCAACACTGCCGTTCATGATTTGGCAGACCGCTTGAAAGGTGAAGTAGGCTTTTATAAAAAGGAATCAGGTATTCCAATTGTTGTATTTTATCCAGTCGAGCGAAATGTCTTGAGTCCTTCTTTAAAAACAACGAATATTCAAAAAGGCAATCAGTTTAATGCATATGACGGTGCATTCGAAGGGAGTATTGACTTCAATGATTTTTTTAGCTGGTTTCGAAGCTCAGAGGATTTAGAAAATGAAATTCGATTAAATAATGACAATACTTACACCGATAAAGGCTTGGATGCAGTTAGGGCAGCAGTGCTATCGTTCCTTGAAGAGTTTTCTAAAATGCGCGTTAGCAGAAAAGAACGGACATCATTAGTTTTAGAAAAGAATGGCTATGAGTTTGAGGTCGATCAGCTATCGCATGGAGAAAAAGCTTTGATAGCAATGATCGGAGACCTTGCTCGTAGATTAGTAATTGCAAATCCTGGAAACCCCAACCCTTTAAATGGGGAAGGAATTATTTTAATTGATGAGTTGGATTTACATCTTCACCCTAAATGGCAAAGAACAATAATTTCGAAGATGAGGAAGACTTTTCCAAATCTGCAAATCATTTGTACAACGCATTCAGCACTGGTCATTAATCATTTACATATCAATTCCATCTTTTTATTAGAAAATGGTAAATGTATCCGATTGGAAGATAAGTATAAAAACTTTGAGACATACGGAGCGGATGTAGAGGATATTTTAAAGATCGTACAGAACGCTGAAAAGTTAATACCTGATGAAATTAAAGAAATGCTGAACCAACTATTTGCCTTAATAGAAAATGACGAAGAAGCAAAGGCAAAACAAATAATTGAGAAGCTTAAAAAAATTACTGACCCAAACCAACCTGATTTATTAAGGGCTGAAACCCAACTCAGATATAAGGAGTTAATCAAAGAGTAA
- a CDS encoding YitT family protein, whose product MNPLFHQVIQDLVRKKLQQEGYNRPIPPRVLADAMRVFRVEAYHRIKDYFLILLGIFSAGFGLKGFLLPNQFIDGGVTGISLLVEVVTGISLSVLLVAINLPFLILGAWTISRQFAVRSIIAIVILSLVVHYVPYPVVTDDKLLIAIFGGFFLGMGIGLNVRGGAVIDGTEVLAVYASRKTSLTIGDVILIFNIIIFSFGAYILSVEIALYAILTYLAASKTVDFVIDGIEEYMGVTIISEHSDDIRVAITEKLGRGCTIYNGKRGYGRDKSQLRHTDIVYTVITRLELAKLQTEIDKIDLDAFMIMSAIKDTKGGMVKKRPLKH is encoded by the coding sequence ATGAATCCTCTTTTCCACCAAGTCATCCAGGATCTTGTCCGAAAAAAATTGCAACAAGAGGGCTACAACCGCCCCATACCGCCCCGGGTGCTGGCCGACGCCATGCGGGTGTTCCGGGTAGAAGCCTACCACCGGATCAAAGATTATTTTCTCATCCTGTTGGGTATCTTCTCGGCGGGGTTTGGGCTGAAAGGTTTTCTGTTGCCCAATCAATTCATAGACGGGGGCGTCACCGGCATCTCGCTGCTGGTGGAAGTCGTCACCGGTATTTCCCTTTCGGTACTGCTGGTAGCCATCAACCTGCCTTTTCTGATACTGGGCGCGTGGACGATCAGCCGGCAGTTTGCCGTCCGGAGTATTATTGCCATTGTCATTTTGTCCCTGGTGGTCCATTATGTTCCCTATCCTGTCGTTACCGACGACAAATTGCTCATTGCCATTTTCGGCGGCTTTTTCCTGGGCATGGGCATCGGCCTCAACGTCCGGGGCGGGGCGGTCATCGACGGCACGGAAGTGCTGGCTGTCTATGCCAGCCGCAAAACCAGCCTGACCATTGGGGATGTGATCCTGATCTTCAACATCATCATCTTTTCCTTTGGCGCTTATATCCTTTCGGTCGAAATTGCGCTTTACGCCATCCTGACTTACCTGGCCGCCTCCAAAACCGTGGATTTTGTGATCGATGGCATTGAAGAATACATGGGCGTTACCATTATTTCCGAACACAGCGACGATATCCGGGTCGCTATTACAGAAAAACTGGGCCGGGGGTGCACCATTTATAACGGCAAGCGAGGATACGGCAGAGATAAAAGCCAACTGCGGCACACCGATATTGTCTATACCGTGATTACCCGCCTGGAACTGGCCAAGCTGCAAACGGAGATCGACAAGATCGACCTGGACGCATTCATGATCATGAGCGCAATCAAAGATACGAAAGGGGGGATGGTGAAGAAGAGGCCGCTAAAGCATTAG
- a CDS encoding DUF2520 domain-containing protein: MYLFTNSLPSFPSPITLIGAGNLGYHLGRRLHATGAEIVQVFSRQAAKAQELARATGAQPVSRLDEVKAGAGLYILAVSDSAIAPVATQLQQRLPAESAVVHTSGATPSAVLAPFFSRHGIFYPLQTFSRNREPDFSAIPICIYSQNEGLEEQLTTLGRLISQSVHRIDDEQRAILHVAAVFVNNFTNHLLHIGYEILKEEQLSFELLLPLIRETVDKIETGHPRDMQTGPARRNDQETINRHLAYLKKFPNFEAVYRALTNSLQKTYERE; this comes from the coding sequence ATGTACCTATTCACAAACAGCCTCCCATCGTTCCCCTCCCCCATCACCCTCATCGGCGCCGGCAACCTCGGCTACCACCTGGGCAGGCGCCTGCATGCCACAGGCGCAGAGATCGTGCAGGTGTTCAGCCGGCAGGCGGCCAAAGCGCAGGAACTGGCCCGGGCAACCGGCGCACAGCCTGTCAGCCGGCTGGATGAGGTAAAAGCAGGCGCCGGCCTGTACATCCTCGCCGTCAGCGACAGCGCCATAGCTCCGGTGGCAACACAACTGCAGCAACGGCTGCCGGCAGAAAGCGCCGTTGTACATACCTCCGGAGCGACGCCATCCGCCGTGCTGGCCCCTTTCTTTTCCAGGCATGGCATCTTTTATCCCCTGCAAACCTTCTCCCGCAACCGGGAGCCAGATTTTTCCGCTATCCCCATCTGCATTTACAGTCAGAACGAAGGACTGGAAGAACAATTGACAACCCTGGGCCGGCTGATCAGCCAAAGCGTGCACCGCATCGACGATGAACAACGCGCCATCCTGCACGTGGCGGCGGTGTTCGTCAACAATTTCACCAACCACCTGCTTCACATTGGTTATGAGATACTAAAGGAAGAGCAACTGTCTTTTGAACTCCTCCTTCCCCTTATCCGCGAAACGGTGGACAAGATAGAAACGGGCCACCCCAGGGACATGCAAACCGGCCCGGCCCGACGCAATGACCAGGAAACCATAAACCGCCACCTGGCATACCTGAAAAAATTTCCGAACTTTGAGGCAGTGTATAGAGCATTGACGAATAGTTTGCAAAAAACGTACGAAAGGGAATAA